From a single Nymphaea colorata isolate Beijing-Zhang1983 chromosome 4, ASM883128v2, whole genome shotgun sequence genomic region:
- the LOC116252473 gene encoding uncharacterized protein LOC116252473 isoform X1 translates to MEARLHPDGLMVGSSDGLRDFLLSASEDIDSIPDERLRDKARALSARDSVPYRSLREVYLAMPASSRPALLPLLAGSDLLFASPKPREKCDELKERLMKLAELEERKAYDALIEDIAPKKDTEEPFSSYKDQLGFGLHVVVTMFTGYLVGYAAFRALFARNQFMSAAGGICGLVFAMLLETVLFIIRTSGPTKISSPSTSKVKKNL, encoded by the exons atggaggCGCGGCTGCACCCGGACGGCCTGATGGTGGGAAGCAGCGACGGCCTCCGCGACTTCCTCCTATCGGCATCTGAGGATATTGATTCCATCCCTGACGAGCGCCTGCGCGACAAAGCTAGGGCCCTCTCGGCTCGGGACTCCGTCCCTTACAGGTCCCTCCGAGAAGTCTATCTTGCCATGCCGGCATCCTCCAGGCCGGCGCTCCTCCCGCTTCTCGCGGGCTCCGACCTCCTCTTTGCGAGCCCTAAACCTAGGGAGAAG TGTGATGAGTTGAAAGAAAGACTAATGAAGCTCGCTGAATTGGAGGAGAGGAAAGCATATGATGCACTTATTGAGGACATTGCACCAAAGAAAGACACTGAGGAGCCATTTTCTTCATACAAGGATCAACTAGGATTTG GCCTTCATGTTGTGGTGACGATGTTCACTGGTTACTTGGTTGGTTACGCAGCATTTAGAGCTCTTTTTGCACGGAATCAATTTATG AGTGCTGCAGGGGGAATCTGTGGGTTGGTCTTTGCCATGCTTCTTGAGACAGTTCTCTTCATCATTAGAACATCTGGTCCCACTAAAATATCCTCGCCTTCTACTTCAAAGGTCAAGAAAAACCTCTAG
- the LOC116252473 gene encoding uncharacterized protein LOC116252473 isoform X2, with the protein MEARLHPDGLMVGSSDGLRDFLLSASEDIDSIPDERLRDKARALSARDSVPYRSLREVYLAMPASSRPALLPLLAGSDLLFASPKPREKCDELKERLMKLAELEERKAYDALIEDIAPKKDTEEPFSSYKDQLGFEAKNQASCKKGRMLTQIAISIVRLVEAKNHGGLTSPSQRPSCCGDDVHWLLGWLRSI; encoded by the exons atggaggCGCGGCTGCACCCGGACGGCCTGATGGTGGGAAGCAGCGACGGCCTCCGCGACTTCCTCCTATCGGCATCTGAGGATATTGATTCCATCCCTGACGAGCGCCTGCGCGACAAAGCTAGGGCCCTCTCGGCTCGGGACTCCGTCCCTTACAGGTCCCTCCGAGAAGTCTATCTTGCCATGCCGGCATCCTCCAGGCCGGCGCTCCTCCCGCTTCTCGCGGGCTCCGACCTCCTCTTTGCGAGCCCTAAACCTAGGGAGAAG TGTGATGAGTTGAAAGAAAGACTAATGAAGCTCGCTGAATTGGAGGAGAGGAAAGCATATGATGCACTTATTGAGGACATTGCACCAAAGAAAGACACTGAGGAGCCATTTTCTTCATACAAGGATCAACTAGGATTTG AAGCAAAAAATCAAGCATCGTGCAAGAAGGGGCGTATGTTAACACAAATAGCAATATCTATTGTACGGCTTGTAGAAGCAAAAAATCATGGGGGACTCACTTCACCTTCCCAAag GCCTTCATGTTGTGGTGACGATGTTCACTGGTTACTTGGTTGGTTACGCAGCATTTAG
- the LOC116252472 gene encoding FHA domain-containing protein At4g14490-like, whose translation MGTKRSLLKLIVEKGRRKGEIIECAQSSDIRIGRVIKGNNFTIKDPAISQQHLVVEFRDGRWVVLDLDTSNGTMLNDKLIPPQAACAVRDGDVIKVGEKSALFVRISEEEGDAGVAADPSNIVEEKPSPEVVVRRNPSRRAAAALTRSTRGLESISVDVGKRRAKVPKNKLVSATVGKKQVSIAQNVEAAEECSKEMEKNEIVNDRGMQQSRNGEKDEKELGGEQPGSSKKNMENITLGQWLDRMEVWLPKQIRDVSEDLIELMRERAKQVEEFVSHQEAGNKTAA comes from the coding sequence ATGGGGACAAAAAGAAGCTTGTTGAAGCTCATTGTGGAGAAGGGGCGTCGGAAGGGGGAAATCATAGAGTGCGCGCAGTCATCGGACATCAGGATAGGAAGGGTCATAAAGGGGAACAATTTCACGATCAAGGATCCGGCTATCTCTCAGCAACATTTGGTCGTAGAATTCAGGGATGGAAGATGGGTGGTCTTGGATTTGGACACCTCAAACGGGACGATGCTGAACGACAAGCTGATTCCTCCACAGGCGGCTTGTGCTGTCAGGGACGGTGATGTGATCAAGGTCGGAGAGAAATCAGCACTGTTTGTTCGTATATCGGAGGAAGAGGGGGATGCCGGAGTTGCGGCAGATCCTTCCAATATAGTTGAGGAGAAACCCTCCCCTGAAGTTGTGGTCAGGAGGAATCCCAGCCGTAGAGCCGCCGCTGCATTGACTAGGAGCACACGGGGTCTGGAGAGTATTTCCGTGGATGTCGGCAAGAGGAGAGCTAAGGTTCCAAAAAATAAGTTGGTTTCTGCGACTGTGGGTAAGAAGCAGGTCTCAATAGCTCAGAATGTGGAGGCTGCTGAGGAGTGCAGtaaagaaatggagaagaatGAGATTGTCAATGACCGGGGTATGCAGCAATCCAGAAATGGGGAGAAGGACGAGAAGGAGCTCGGCGGAGAGCAGCCTGGATCGAGCAAgaagaatatggagaatataACGCTGGGGCAGTGGTTAGACAGAATGGAGGTATGGTTACCAAAACAGATTCGGGATGTATCTGAAGATTTGATTGAGTTGATGAGAGAAAGGGCGAAGCAGGTTGAAGAGTTTGTATCCCACCAAGAAGCTGGAAATAAGACAGCAGCCTAG